The stretch of DNA caaaaatatatttactttatggggtcggaaatgcttccctctagctgttacatactttttacaatataacgggtataaaaataggatTGGTTTTTTCTATACCCACCACTGCGCTGTGATGAACGGTGGCACTGGGATGCACGTAGACATCCGGGAAGACTGTGCAGATCAGGCTGCCGTCGCCTTCTCCTCGCTTCGTGCCCACGTTGGCCAATCTCTCCGGATGCGTTTTCTTGTACAACCCCAAATAATGACGATTGGCGTAGATGGCCGAACCGGCGGTCTTCAGCTGGGACCACCAATTGGGCACCGGCATGGCGAAGAGCTTGTCGGTCCCCGCCAGGGGAGTCAGCACCTCCTGCTCCCACTTGATGTGGCCCTGCTCCCGGCCATTTccgttgccattgccattgcagAATCCCTGGCAGCCGTACTCCTGACCCCGCGAGTGGAAAATCTGCGCCAGCACGGTGAATATATCCATGGAGCAGACATACACGCCGCAGTTGATGAACGTGGACACATAGGAGCTGGGCTTCTCCACGTAGTGGGAGACAGCACCGCTGCTCCGGTCGAAAACCAGGCAGCCGTAGTGCAGCGACTGCTGACGCGTGGCCTCCGTGGACATGATGGTCACCAGGGCGCTCGACGGACGCTTCTCGTGGAACTCGCACAGCTCCTGCAGCGGAAAATCAGCGCAGACATCGCCGTTCAGAACGAAGAAGGCTCGCGGATTGCCAGCTCTTATTTGGTCCCGGAAATGGTACATACCACCCGCAGTTCCCAGGGCAGTGAATTCCTGCAGGTACCTAAAATGAGGGACACGTCATGGTAAAGTATGAGTGTTATTTCTAGGGTATCGGAAGATATAGCCACTTAAATAGATGAATAGAATAagccaaattattttattttactaattaTTCTTATGAAAGGGTAGTTTAGTTAAATGTCgttagaaataaaaatctaaatctaataaaaatcGAACAAATAGTATAAAACATTTCCATTGTATTGTATTCAAAATTATAGAATACTAGAATTGCTGTGACTTTTGGACTCtcttttttccaaatatttgttGCTCGAAAAATACTTTATATGGATGTATAGTGAGGATTTCTACGATTAGTATTAACTTCAAAGTTTAAACACCAAGATTTTGAACTCTGTGGTATAAGTAATTCCTGACCCTCGGAAccacaatataatatttaacattttttatgacacgtacatattttgaaactatttgaatataaattgtataaaaatgtaataataatttcgatGATACCCCATTCATCAGCAGGGTACTCCAGGAACCTAACTTCTTAAAATCCCAGTTCTAATTTGGAGAACATTTATCTTAGGAACCTTTCTTCCCCCCTGAACCCAGAGGAACCCACctgatgttgatgttgctgctgctgtagaGGGCCTGCATGTCGCCCACGAATCCCTCCATCTGGGTCTGCGGATAGTAGCCGATGATAAGGATCTCCCGGAGATCGGGGAGCTGGGCACAGGCCTCGATATGGTGGGCAATCAGAGGACGACCGGCCAGCGGGAAGAGGGGCTTGGGCGTGTCCAGCGAGAGGGGGCGGAAGCGGGTGCCCTTTTGGGGGCCGCCGATGAGGATAACGGCCTTCAGCATGGTGTGCGTGCAGCGGTTCAGGTGACTTAATGCCGATCGTTCAATTTccaggaaaatatatatcttttcTGTTTACGTTGCcaactaataaaaaatatgtggtTCCACAACAGCTGATTGCGCTAACAGCCCCTGGAATAACTGATAACAGACTTAACAGCACGCTGTTAACTGCACAGAATGTTTTTCCAATTTgtattctttttatattttagtttttttttaataacacatgttttaaggaattttatataaaattagcaTTTAAATCTTCTTTGGATTTAGTTTACTTTTTGCTCatgtattttacaaataaataacgaATTGAATTATTCTTAAAGTCGTGTGCCCACTGTATCTCCCCTGGAACTC from Drosophila takahashii strain IR98-3 E-12201 chromosome 2R, DtakHiC1v2, whole genome shotgun sequence encodes:
- the Gmppa gene encoding mannose-1-phosphate guanylyltransferase regulatory subunit alpha; protein product: MLKAVILIGGPQKGTRFRPLSLDTPKPLFPLAGRPLIAHHIEACAQLPDLREILIIGYYPQTQMEGFVGDMQALYSSSNINIRYLQEFTALGTAGGMYHFRDQIRAGNPRAFFVLNGDVCADFPLQELCEFHEKRPSSALVTIMSTEATRQQSLHYGCLVFDRSSGAVSHYVEKPSSYVSTFINCGVYVCSMDIFTVLAQIFHSRGQEYGCQGFCNGNGNGNGREQGHIKWEQEVLTPLAGTDKLFAMPVPNWWSQLKTAGSAIYANRHYLGLYKKTHPERLANVGTKRGEGDGSLICTVFPDVYVHPSATVHHSAVLGPNVAIGPGVTIGPGVRIRESIVLEQAQILDHTLVLHSIVGRGSTIGAWARVEGTPSDPDPNKPFAKMENPPLFNNEGKLNPSITILGCFVQVPAEKILLNSIVLPHKELSRSFKNEIIL